A DNA window from Lagenorhynchus albirostris chromosome 5, mLagAlb1.1, whole genome shotgun sequence contains the following coding sequences:
- the LOC132521271 gene encoding LOW QUALITY PROTEIN: RNA-binding motif protein, X-linked 2-like (The sequence of the model RefSeq protein was modified relative to this genomic sequence to represent the inferred CDS: deleted 2 bases in 1 codon; substituted 1 base at 1 genomic stop codon), whose translation MAAEGMWGEQGRDGSPALKVFTRSSALLHPPEVGFAQALGCSCVVPQTREMNLLTKVXLVDKLNECEAGTMVIAEASWHSEYKDSAWIFLGGLSYELTEGDSLCVFSQYWEIVSISLVQDRKTGKSKGFFFIFYEDQRSTSLTVDNFNGIKIKGRVIRVNHIPSYHRPPQASEDADDATRKLWERGYGAQIPLSSSSESLDDEALSEWHKWEKQRRKKIKVNTDIQVKDEEGQISHGPCQPEARFKKSRCSRLP comes from the exons ATGGCAGCTGAGGGCATgtggggagagcagggcagggaTGGGTCACCTGCCCTGAAGGTCTTCACCAGAAGCAGCGCTCTCTTGCATCCACCAGAAGTGGGCTTTGCCCAGGCACTGGGGTGCTCTTGTGTGGTGCCCCAGACCAGGGAGATGAACCTGTTAACCAAAGTGTAGCTGGTTGACAAGCTGAATGAATGCGAGGCTGGTACTATGGTGATAGCTGAGGCATCATGGCACTCCGAGTACAAGGACAGTGCCTGGATCTTCCTGGGAGGCCTTTCTTATGAATTGACTGAAGGAGATAGCCTCTGTGTATTCTCCCAGTACTGGGAGATTGTTAGCATTAGTCTCGTGCAGGACAGGAAGACAGGGAAGTCTAAAGGATTCTTCTTTATCTTCTATGAGGACCAGAGGAGTACAAGTTTGACCGTTGACAATTTTAATGGAATCAAGATCAAGGGAAGAGTTATACGAGTCAACCACATACCTAGCTACCAT CGTCCCCCTCAGGCCTCAGAGGATGCAgatgatgccaccagaaagctctGGGAGAGGGGCTATGGGGCTCAGATCCCCTTGTCTAGTTCATCTGAAAGCTTGGATGATGAGGCACTCTCAGAATGGCACAAAtgggaaaaacagagaagaaagaagatcAAAGTGAATACTGATATACAAGTTAAAGATGAAGAGGGACAAATAAGCCATGGTCCTTGCCAGCCAGAGGCCAGATTTAAAAAAAGCAGATGCTCTAGGCTCCCATAA